The following proteins are co-located in the Helicobacter pylori genome:
- a CDS encoding agmatine deiminase family protein, whose translation MKRMLAEFEKIQAILMAFPHEFGDWAYCIKEARESFLNIIQTIAKHAKVLVCVHTNDTIGYETLKNLPGVEIAKVDTNDTWARDFGAISVENHGVLECLDFGFNGWGLKYPSNLDNLVNFKLKHLGILKHPLKTMPYVLEGGSIESDGAGSILTNTQCLLEKNRNPHLNQNGIENMLKKELGAKQVLWYSYGYLKGDDTDSHTDTLARFLNKDTIVYSACEDENDEHYTALKKMQEELKTFKKLDGTPYKLIPLEIPKAIFDENQQRLPATYVNFLLCNNALIVPTYNDPNDTLILETLKQHTPLEVIGVDCNTLIKQHGSLHCVTMQLY comes from the coding sequence ATGAAAAGAATGTTAGCGGAGTTTGAAAAAATCCAAGCGATTTTAATGGCGTTCCCCCATGAGTTTGGCGACTGGGCGTATTGTATCAAAGAAGCCAGGGAGAGCTTTTTAAACATCATTCAAACCATAGCCAAACACGCTAAAGTGCTAGTGTGCGTCCATACTAACGACACTATCGGTTATGAAACGCTTAAAAACTTACCCGGTGTAGAGATCGCAAAGGTCGACACTAACGACACATGGGCTAGGGATTTTGGAGCGATCAGCGTTGAAAATCATGGCGTTTTAGAGTGCTTAGATTTTGGTTTTAATGGCTGGGGGTTGAAATACCCGTCCAATTTAGACAATTTAGTGAATTTCAAGCTCAAACATTTAGGGATTTTAAAACACCCTTTAAAAACGATGCCCTATGTTTTAGAGGGCGGGAGCATAGAAAGCGATGGGGCCGGGAGCATTTTAACCAACACCCAATGCCTGCTAGAAAAAAATCGTAACCCCCATTTGAATCAAAATGGAATAGAAAACATGCTTAAAAAGGAATTAGGGGCTAAACAAGTGCTGTGGTATTCTTATGGCTATCTCAAAGGCGATGATACCGATAGCCATACCGACACGCTCGCTCGTTTTTTAAATAAAGACACCATTGTTTATAGCGCATGCGAAGATGAAAACGATGAGCATTACACAGCCTTAAAAAAAATGCAAGAAGAATTAAAAACCTTTAAAAAACTAGACGGCACGCCTTATAAACTCATCCCCCTAGAAATCCCCAAAGCCATTTTTGATGAAAACCAACAACGCTTGCCGGCAACTTATGTGAATTTTTTATTGTGCAATAACGCTTTAATCGTCCCCACTTACAACGACCCTAATGATACGCTCATTTTAGAAACCTTAAAACAACACACGCCCTTAGAAGTGATAGGGGTTGATTGTAATACTCTAATCAAACAGCATGGGAGTTTGCATTGTGTAACGATGCAACTTTATTGA
- a CDS encoding DNA-methyltransferase — protein MIQIYHADAFEIIKDFHQQNLKVDAIIADPPYNISVKNNFSTLKSAKRQGIDFGEWDKNFRLLEWIKRYAPLVNPNGCMVIFCSYRFISYIADFLEENGFVVKDFIQWVKNNPMPRNIHRRYVQDTEFALWAVKKKAKWVFNKPENEKYLRPLILKSPVVSGLERVKHPTQKSLALMEKIISIHTNPNDIVLDPFMGSGTTGLACKNLKRNFIGIESEKEYFQTAKKRLS, from the coding sequence ATGATACAAATTTATCACGCTGACGCTTTTGAAATCATCAAGGATTTTCACCAGCAAAATTTAAAAGTGGATGCGATCATCGCAGACCCTCCTTACAACATTTCGGTTAAAAACAATTTTTCCACCCTAAAGAGCGCTAAAAGGCAAGGCATAGATTTTGGGGAATGGGATAAAAATTTCAGGCTTTTAGAATGGATCAAGCGCTACGCCCCCTTAGTCAATCCAAACGGCTGCATGGTGATTTTTTGCTCTTACAGGTTTATAAGCTATATCGCTGATTTTTTAGAAGAAAACGGCTTTGTGGTCAAAGACTTTATCCAATGGGTTAAAAATAATCCCATGCCAAGAAACATTCACCGGCGCTATGTCCAAGACACGGAATTTGCCCTGTGGGCGGTTAAAAAGAAAGCCAAATGGGTGTTTAATAAACCTGAAAATGAAAAATATTTACGGCCCTTGATCTTAAAAAGCCCTGTGGTGAGCGGGCTTGAAAGAGTCAAACACCCCACGCAAAAAAGCCTAGCCTTAATGGAAAAAATCATTTCCATCCACACAAACCCTAATGACATCGTGCTAGATCCTTTCATGGGGAGCGGTACCACCGGCTTAGCGTGCAAAAATTTAAAACGAAATTTTATCGGCATAGAATCAGAAAAAGAATATTTTCAAACCGCCAAAAAGCGTTTGAGCTAG
- a CDS encoding DNA cytosine methyltransferase → MLFNQTLTYVSLFSGAGVGCYGLLEEGFECIATNEILEKRLNIQRINRKCKLDESYISGDIKKPETKEKILKQIGFYSKKFGNDRVDLVIATPPCQGMSVANHKKKNDEIKRNSLVVESIDLIKQIKPRFFILENVPSFYKTGCIDKNDNLLEIGSMIEQNLSGDYMLYDEVINFKNFGANSSRTRTLVIGVCKEFKDFTSALEFFPDFKQEKTLKEVIGSLKPLTWGEYDRADFYHSFRTYPKHMQEWIKDLKEGQSAFENIQDAISDLAYLCSNEGAFESDYLNPIQSNYQALMRKDSPKLYNHQATNHSQAALEKLKLINKEQGKECLPKNLHGKQQFKSTWGRLNWNKISPTIDTRFDTPSNGTNSHPELHRSITPREAARIQSFSDNYIFYGNKTSVCKQIGNAVPPLLALALGKAILKSLRK, encoded by the coding sequence ATGCTCTTTAATCAAACCTTAACCTATGTTTCTTTATTTTCTGGGGCAGGGGTGGGGTGCTATGGGCTTTTAGAAGAGGGGTTTGAATGCATTGCTACCAATGAAATTTTAGAAAAACGCTTGAATATCCAAAGGATCAATCGTAAATGCAAACTAGATGAAAGCTACATTAGTGGGGATATTAAAAAGCCAGAAACAAAAGAAAAAATTTTAAAACAAATTGGATTTTATTCTAAAAAATTTGGTAATGATAGGGTTGATTTAGTGATAGCAACCCCACCTTGTCAAGGCATGAGCGTAGCCAATCATAAAAAGAAAAACGATGAAATCAAACGGAATTCTTTGGTGGTTGAGAGCATTGATTTGATCAAACAAATCAAACCCAGATTTTTTATTTTAGAAAATGTCCCTAGTTTTTATAAAACAGGTTGTATAGACAAAAATGACAATTTACTAGAAATAGGATCTATGATAGAGCAAAATTTGAGTGGTGATTATATGCTCTATGATGAGGTGATCAATTTTAAAAATTTTGGAGCTAATTCAAGCCGAACAAGAACTTTAGTGATAGGGGTTTGTAAAGAGTTTAAAGATTTTACAAGCGCGTTAGAATTTTTTCCTGATTTCAAACAAGAAAAAACCTTAAAAGAAGTGATAGGCTCGTTAAAACCACTTACTTGGGGCGAGTATGACAGGGCGGATTTTTATCATAGTTTTAGAACTTATCCAAAGCATATGCAAGAATGGATTAAGGATTTAAAAGAAGGACAAAGCGCGTTTGAGAATATTCAAGATGCCATAAGCGATTTAGCCTATCTTTGTTCTAATGAGGGGGCGTTTGAGAGTGATTATTTAAACCCTATCCAATCAAACTATCAAGCCTTAATGCGAAAAGATAGCCCTAAATTATACAACCACCAAGCCACCAACCACTCGCAAGCCGCTTTAGAGAAATTAAAGCTCATCAATAAAGAGCAGGGCAAAGAATGCTTGCCTAAAAACTTGCATGGCAAACAGCAATTCAAAAGCACATGGGGACGCTTGAATTGGAATAAAATCAGCCCCACCATAGACACACGCTTTGACACCCCAAGTAATGGCACCAACTCCCACCCTGAATTGCACCGCTCTATCACGCCCAGAGAAGCTGCTAGGATACAAAGTTTTAGCGATAATTATATCTTTTATGGCAATAAAACGAGCGTTTGTAAGCAAATCGGTAACGCTGTGCCTCCTCTTCTAGCCCTAGCCTTAGGCAAAGCGATCTTAAAAAGCTTAAGAAAATGA
- the putP gene encoding sodium/proline symporter PutP, which yields MGHVVLSTPIVTMFIVYSLLMLYIGFYFYKQNETTEDYFLGDRSMGPVISALSAGASDMSGWLLMGLPGALYVGGLINSHIAIGLSLGALINWVFVAKRLRIYTSVIANSITISDYFETRFSDDKHILRLISAFVILIFFIFYISSGLVSGAKLFEATFGIQYNYALSIGTLIIVSYTFLGGYRAVCWTDLIQGLLMMSALIVVPIVMIIHLGGIGEGIKIIREIKPENLSFLQGSSVVAIISSLAWGLGYFGQPHILVRFMSIRSIKDVPKATIIGISWMVISLIGACTMGLLGVAYAHKFDLSLEDPEKIFIVMSQLLFNPWITGILLSAILAAVMSTASSQLLVSSSTIAEDFYATIFNKNAPQKLVMVISRLSVLGVACIAFFISTDRNASILSIVSYAWAGFGASFGSVILFSLFWSRMTRIGAIAGMLSGASTVILYDKFGKSFLDIYEIVPGFIVASVAIVVFSLFSSVRAGTKEAFETMLKEIESLRH from the coding sequence ATGGGACATGTTGTTTTAAGCACCCCTATTGTTACGATGTTTATCGTTTATTCGCTGTTAATGCTCTATATCGGTTTTTATTTTTACAAGCAAAATGAAACGACTGAAGATTATTTCTTAGGCGATCGCTCCATGGGCCCTGTGATTAGCGCTTTGAGCGCGGGGGCGAGTGACATGAGCGGGTGGCTTTTAATGGGCTTACCGGGAGCTTTATATGTGGGGGGGCTTATCAACTCGCACATCGCTATAGGATTGAGTTTAGGAGCGCTCATTAACTGGGTTTTTGTGGCCAAACGCTTACGCATTTATACGAGCGTGATCGCTAATTCCATTACCATTTCAGATTATTTTGAAACGCGCTTTAGCGATGATAAACACATCTTGCGCTTGATTTCAGCTTTTGTGATTTTGATCTTTTTTATTTTTTACATTTCTTCAGGGCTAGTGAGTGGGGCTAAACTTTTTGAAGCGACCTTTGGCATCCAATACAACTACGCTTTAAGCATTGGCACGCTGATCATTGTTTCTTACACCTTTTTAGGAGGGTATAGGGCGGTGTGCTGGACGGATTTGATTCAAGGGCTTTTGATGATGAGCGCTTTAATCGTGGTGCCGATTGTGATGATAATCCATCTTGGAGGGATTGGAGAGGGGATTAAGATCATTAGAGAAATCAAGCCTGAAAACCTTTCTTTCTTGCAAGGCTCTAGCGTAGTCGCCATCATTTCAAGCCTTGCTTGGGGGTTAGGCTATTTTGGGCAACCCCATATTTTAGTGCGTTTCATGTCTATCCGCTCCATTAAAGATGTCCCTAAAGCGACCATTATTGGGATTTCTTGGATGGTTATTTCTTTGATTGGGGCATGCACTATGGGGCTTTTAGGCGTTGCGTATGCGCATAAATTTGATTTGAGCTTAGAAGACCCTGAAAAGATTTTCATTGTGATGAGTCAATTGCTCTTTAACCCTTGGATCACAGGCATTTTATTGAGCGCGATTTTAGCGGCGGTGATGAGCACAGCCAGTTCGCAACTGCTTGTAAGCTCTTCTACCATTGCTGAAGATTTCTATGCGACGATTTTTAACAAAAACGCTCCGCAAAAATTAGTGATGGTTATTTCTAGGCTTTCGGTTTTAGGGGTGGCTTGCATCGCTTTTTTCATTTCAACGGATAGAAACGCCAGCATTCTCAGCATCGTGAGTTACGCATGGGCTGGCTTTGGCGCGAGTTTTGGCTCTGTGATTTTGTTTTCACTTTTTTGGTCAAGAATGACGCGCATTGGCGCGATTGCGGGCATGCTCTCTGGGGCTAGCACGGTGATTTTATACGATAAATTTGGCAAGAGCTTTTTGGATATTTATGAAATCGTTCCGGGCTTTATTGTAGCGAGTGTGGCTATTGTGGTGTTTAGTTTGTTTTCTAGCGTGCGAGCAGGCACTAAAGAGGCTTTTGAAACCATGCTTAAAGAAATTGAGAGCTTGAGGCATTAA
- a CDS encoding bifunctional proline dehydrogenase/L-glutamate gamma-semialdehyde dehydrogenase, with translation MQKIIDDSLELAKKLQDSISNHLSEQEKAFHSKMQKLLNNPENKVMLIELMDRSFRCLDNKARFEMIEHVLDKYKSREIFSPFEKVLLMGFLSLGKMLPDMSVPFFVNKIRSDTKAMVLDQEEDKLKERVLKRKNENIVLNVNFIGEEVLGEEEANARFEKYSQALKSNYIQYISIKITTIFSQINILDFEYSKKEIVKRLDALYALALEEEKKQGMPKFINLDMEEFRDLELTVESFMESIAKFDLNAGIVLQAYIPDSYEYLKKLHAFSKERVLKGLKPIKIRFVKGANMESEETIASMKDWALPTFSSKQDTDSNYNKMLDFVLEGDNYKYIHIGAASHNIFEIAYVYTRIHALNDPVVLEHFSFEMLEGMSLQASQELKEMHKLILYAPVCDEAHFNNAIAYLVRRLDENTSSDNFMKAFFNLKVGTSEWKDQEQRFLNSLKGVAALDNATHRTQDRNAKQSGHTTYPNHSFKNESDTDFILKANREWAKKVREKMRNAPILELYPEMDGRFEDPNLTPLEVFDKIHHRKIASVHLADKGAILKALEVAKSDKSRFSQKSFTEIHALMSQTAQLFRERRGDLVGISALEVGKTFAETDAEVSEAIDFLEFYPYSLRVLQEQNKKTKFTPKGVGVVIAPWNFPVGISVGTIAAPLATGNRVIYKPSSLSSVTGYKLCECFWDAGVPRDALIYLPSKGSDISEHLLKDGSIQFAILTGGEDTAYKMLEANPTLALSAETGGKNATIVSKMADRDQAIKNVIHSAFSNSGQKCSATSLLVLEKEVYEDENFKKTLIDATLSLSVGDPFDFKNKIGTLADKPNEKVIKAIDELKSYENYEIPASFVNDNPYLMKPSIKYGTKKGDFTHQTELFTPILSVMKAQDLDEAIEIVNSTGYGLTSALESLDEREWEYYLERIEAGNIYINKPTTGAIVLRQPFGGVKKSAVGFGRKVGIFNYITQFVNIHQEEEDEHALKNPLSEALENLTQKGYDEHTHELKRAIFMAKSYAYHYKHEFSQAKDYVKIRGEDNLFSYTKVKSVGYRITEKDTLSDMLGVALACLISQIPLTLSIENERTNKDLTFFLECLKVLRANTPIVYESLQKFSEKLHAFNRVRYLKSDLDLLHKQASALGIILATAKPCLNGRFELLYYHLERSVSISYHRYGNLGSRVLRQPTCHKSCCAEK, from the coding sequence ATGCAAAAAATCATTGACGATTCATTAGAATTAGCTAAAAAACTGCAAGATAGTATTAGTAACCATTTGAGCGAACAAGAAAAAGCGTTCCACTCTAAAATGCAAAAGCTTTTAAACAACCCTGAAAATAAAGTCATGCTCATAGAGCTTATGGATCGGAGTTTCAGGTGCTTGGACAATAAAGCCCGCTTTGAAATGATTGAGCATGTTTTGGACAAATACAAAAGCCGTGAGATTTTTTCTCCGTTTGAAAAAGTGCTTTTAATGGGGTTTTTAAGCCTTGGGAAAATGCTCCCTGATATGAGCGTGCCTTTCTTTGTCAATAAGATCAGAAGCGATACGAAAGCGATGGTCTTGGATCAAGAAGAGGATAAATTAAAAGAGCGGGTTTTAAAAAGAAAAAATGAAAACATCGTTTTGAACGTGAATTTTATTGGCGAAGAGGTTTTAGGCGAAGAAGAAGCTAATGCTCGTTTTGAAAAATACTCTCAAGCCCTAAAATCCAACTACATCCAATACATTTCCATTAAAATCACCACGATTTTTTCTCAAATCAATATCCTTGATTTTGAATACTCTAAAAAAGAAATTGTCAAACGCTTAGACGCTCTTTATGCCCTGGCTTTAGAAGAAGAAAAAAAGCAAGGCATGCCTAAATTCATCAATTTGGATATGGAAGAATTTAGGGATTTAGAGCTTACGGTGGAGTCTTTTATGGAATCCATTGCTAAATTTGATTTGAACGCCGGAATTGTGCTGCAAGCTTATATCCCTGATTCTTATGAATATTTGAAAAAACTGCACGCTTTTTCTAAAGAAAGGGTTTTAAAAGGGTTAAAACCCATTAAAATCCGCTTTGTTAAGGGAGCGAACATGGAGAGCGAAGAGACTATCGCTTCTATGAAAGACTGGGCGTTACCCACATTTTCTAGTAAGCAAGACACCGATTCTAATTACAATAAAATGCTGGATTTTGTTTTAGAGGGCGACAATTATAAATACATTCATATCGGCGCAGCGAGCCATAATATTTTTGAAATCGCTTATGTCTATACGCGCATCCATGCCCTTAATGATCCTGTTGTGTTGGAGCATTTTAGCTTTGAAATGTTAGAGGGCATGAGCTTGCAAGCGAGCCAAGAACTAAAAGAGATGCACAAACTCATTCTTTATGCACCGGTGTGCGATGAAGCGCATTTCAATAATGCGATCGCTTACTTGGTGAGGAGGTTAGATGAAAACACCTCAAGCGATAATTTCATGAAAGCTTTCTTCAACCTCAAAGTCGGCACGAGCGAATGGAAAGACCAAGAACAACGCTTTTTAAACAGCCTTAAGGGAGTTGCCGCTTTAGACAACGCCACCCACAGGACTCAAGACAGAAACGCCAAACAAAGCGGGCATACCACCTACCCAAACCACTCTTTTAAAAACGAAAGCGATACCGATTTTATTTTAAAAGCTAACCGAGAGTGGGCTAAAAAAGTGCGCGAAAAAATGCGTAACGCCCCTATTTTAGAGCTTTACCCAGAAATGGATGGGAGGTTTGAAGATCCTAATTTAACCCCTTTAGAAGTCTTTGATAAAATCCATCATAGAAAAATCGCTAGCGTGCATTTAGCGGATAAGGGAGCGATTTTAAAAGCCCTAGAAGTGGCTAAAAGCGATAAGAGCCGTTTCAGCCAAAAAAGCTTTACAGAAATCCATGCCTTAATGAGTCAAACCGCCCAGCTTTTTAGAGAAAGGCGAGGCGATTTGGTAGGGATTTCGGCTTTAGAAGTGGGTAAGACTTTCGCTGAAACGGACGCTGAAGTGAGCGAAGCCATTGACTTTTTAGAGTTTTACCCTTACAGCTTAAGGGTGTTACAAGAGCAGAATAAAAAAACGAAATTCACCCCCAAAGGCGTGGGTGTGGTCATCGCCCCATGGAATTTCCCTGTGGGCATTTCTGTAGGCACTATCGCTGCCCCCCTAGCCACTGGCAATCGGGTGATTTACAAGCCCTCAAGTTTATCTAGCGTAACGGGCTATAAGCTTTGTGAGTGCTTTTGGGATGCGGGCGTGCCTAGAGATGCGCTCATTTACTTGCCCTCTAAAGGGAGCGATATTAGCGAACACCTTTTAAAAGATGGAAGCATCCAGTTTGCCATTTTAACCGGGGGTGAAGACACTGCTTATAAAATGCTAGAAGCTAACCCCACTCTAGCCTTGAGTGCTGAAACGGGCGGTAAAAACGCCACCATTGTGAGCAAAATGGCAGACAGGGATCAAGCGATTAAGAATGTTATCCATTCAGCTTTTAGCAATTCGGGGCAAAAATGCTCTGCCACTTCGCTTTTAGTGTTGGAAAAAGAAGTCTATGAAGATGAGAATTTCAAAAAGACTTTGATAGATGCGACTCTAAGCCTTAGCGTGGGCGATCCTTTTGATTTCAAAAACAAAATCGGCACTCTAGCGGACAAGCCTAATGAAAAAGTCATCAAAGCCATAGATGAATTGAAAAGCTATGAAAATTACGAAATCCCGGCAAGTTTTGTGAATGATAACCCCTATTTGATGAAGCCAAGCATCAAATACGGCACCAAAAAAGGCGATTTCACGCACCAAACTGAGCTTTTTACGCCCATTTTATCCGTGATGAAAGCGCAAGATTTAGACGAAGCGATAGAGATAGTCAATTCTACCGGTTACGGGCTGACTAGCGCGTTAGAGTCTTTAGACGAAAGGGAGTGGGAATACTATTTAGAACGCATTGAAGCCGGTAATATCTATATCAACAAACCCACCACAGGAGCGATCGTTTTGCGCCAGCCTTTTGGGGGGGTTAAAAAATCCGCTGTGGGGTTTGGGAGGAAAGTAGGCATTTTTAACTATATCACGCAATTTGTGAATATCCACCAAGAAGAAGAAGATGAACACGCCCTAAAAAACCCCTTAAGCGAAGCCTTAGAAAACTTAACTCAAAAAGGCTATGACGAACACACGCATGAGTTGAAACGCGCGATTTTTATGGCAAAGAGCTACGCTTATCATTATAAACATGAATTTAGCCAAGCTAAAGACTATGTCAAAATCAGAGGCGAAGACAACCTCTTTTCCTACACTAAAGTTAAAAGCGTGGGCTATCGCATCACCGAAAAGGACACCTTAAGCGACATGTTGGGCGTGGCTTTGGCATGTCTCATTTCTCAAATCCCTTTAACGCTCAGCATAGAAAACGAGCGAACGAACAAGGATTTAACCTTTTTTTTAGAATGCTTAAAAGTGCTCCGAGCAAACACCCCTATCGTTTATGAAAGCTTGCAAAAATTTAGCGAAAAATTGCATGCTTTCAATCGTGTCCGTTATTTAAAAAGCGATTTGGATTTATTGCACAAGCAAGCGAGCGCTTTAGGGATTATTTTAGCCACGGCCAAACCATGCTTGAACGGGCGTTTTGAATTATTATATTACCACTTAGAGCGATCGGTTAGCATTTCGTATCATCGTTACGGGAATTTAGGCTCAAGGGTTTTAAGACAACCCACTTGCCACAAATCATGCTGTGCTGAAAAATAA